From Brassica oleracea var. oleracea cultivar TO1000 chromosome C3, BOL, whole genome shotgun sequence, a single genomic window includes:
- the LOC106334221 gene encoding coatomer subunit zeta-2 has product MSGFHGTHDSCPLVKNILLLDSEGKRVAVKYYSDDWPTHAAKLTFEKYVFSKTSKTNARTEAEITLLDSNIIVYKFAQDLHFFVTGGENENELVLSSVLQGFFDAVALLLRNNVEKMDALENLDLIFLCLDEMVDQGVVLETDPNVIAGKVAMQSTEASGSLSEQTLTQALATAREHLARSLLT; this is encoded by the exons ATGTCAGGCTTTCACGGGACTCAT GATTCATGTCCTTTGGTGAAGAACATTCTTCTTCTAGACTCTGAAGGGAAGCGTGTGGCTGTCAAGTACTACTCCGATGACTGGCCAACTCATGCTGCCAAGTTGACTTTTGAGAAGTATGTCTTCTCCAAAACCTCTAAGACCAATGCTCGCACAGAAG CTGAGATCACACTCTTGGACAGTAATATCATTGTCTACAAGTTCGCCCAGGACCTTCACTTCTTTGTTACTGGTGGCGAAAATGAAAACGAGCTCGTCTTGTCTTCTGTTCTTCAAGGCTTTTTCGATGCTGTTGCTCTTCTTCTGAG GAACAATGTGGAGAAGATGGATGCTCTTGAGAACTTGGATCTCATCTTTCTGTGCCTGGATGAAATGGTCGATCAGGG GGTGGTTCTTGAAACAGATCCTAACGTCATTGCGGGGAAAGTAGCAATGCAGAGCACAGAAGCTAGTGGTTCACTCTCTGAACAG ACATTAACTCAAGCACTGGCAACAGCTCGGGAACATCTGGCAAGAAGTCTGCTTACATGA
- the LOC106334217 gene encoding cell division control protein 48 homolog A — MSNPAESSDSKSKKDFSTAILERKKSPNRLVVDEAINDDNSVVSLHPATMEKLQLFRGDTILIKGKKRKDTVCIALADDSCEEPKIRMNKVVRSNLRVRLGDVISVHQCPDVKYGNRVHILPVDDTVEGVTGNLFDAYLKPYFLEAYRPVRKGDLFLVRGGMRSVEFKVIETDPAEYCVVAPDTEIFCEGEPVKREDEERLDEVGYDDVGGVRKQMAQIRELVELPLRHPQLFKSIGVKPPKGILLYGPPGSGKTLIARAVANETGAFFFCINGPEIMSKLAGESESNLRKAFEEAEKNAPSIIFIDEIDSIAPKREKTNGEVERRIVSQLLTLMDGLKSRAHVIVMGATNRPNSIDPALRRFGRFDREIDIGVPDEIGRLEVLRIHTKNMKLAEDVDLERISKDTHGYVGADLAALCTEAALQCIREKMDVIDLEDDSIDAEILNSMAVTNEHFHTALGNSNPSALRETVVEVPNVSWDDIGGLENVKRELQETVQYPVEHPEKFEKFGMSPSKGVLFYGPPGCGKTLLAKAIANECQANFISVKGPELLTMWFGESEANVREIFDKARQSAPCVLFFDELDSIATQRGGGGGGDAGGAADRVLNQLLTEMDGMNAKKTVFIIGATNRPDIIDSALLRPGRLDQLIYIPLPDEDSRLNIFKACLRKSPVAKDVDINALAKYTQGFSGADITEICQRACKYAIRENIEKDIEREKRRSLNPEAMEEDGVDEVSEIKAAHFEESMKYARRSVSDADIRKYQAFAQTLQQSRGFGSEFRFETNAGSGATTGVADPFATSAAASADDDDLYN; from the exons ATGTCAAACCCCGCTGAATCTTCCGACTC GAAATCGAAGAAAGATTTCAGCACTGCTATTCTCGAGAGGAAGAAGTCTCCTAATAGACTTGTCGTCGATGAGGCCATCAACGATGATAACTCCGTCGTCTCTCTCCACCCCGCCACCATGGAGAAGCTCCAGCTCTTCCGCGGCGATACCATTCTCATCAAG GGTAAGAAGAGGAAGGACACTGTCTGCATTGCTCTTGCTGATGACTCATGTGAGGAGCCAAAGATTAGGATGAACAAAGTGGTTAGATCTAACTTGAGGGTTAGACTTGGAGATGTCATCTCTGTTCACCAGTGCCCTGATGTTAAGTACGGGAATCGTGTGCACATCTTGCCAGTTGATGATACCGTTGAAGGAGTCACTGGAAACCTCTTTGATGCTTACCTGAAAC CTTATTTTCTGGAAGCATACCGCCCGGTGAGGAAGGGCGATCTCTTCCTAGTCAGAGGAGGAATGAGGAGTGTGGAGTTCAAGGTTATAGAGACAGATCCTGCTGAGTACTGTGTGGTTGCTCCGGACACTGAGATTTTCTGTGAGGGTGAGCCGGTGAAGAGAGAGGATGAAGAAAGGCTAGATGAAGTGGGTTATGATGATGTTGGTGGTGTGAGGAAGCAGATGGCTCAGATCAGGGAGCTTGTTGAGCTTCCCTTAAGGCATCCACAGCTCTTCAAGTCGATTGGTGTTAAGCCACCGAAGGGGATTCTGCTCTACGGACCGCCCGGGTCCGGAAAGACTTTGATTGCTCGCGCCGTGGCTAACGAGACTGGCGCGTTTTTCTTCTGTATCAATGGGCCTGAGATCATGTCGAAGCTGGCTGGTGAGAGTGAGAGCAACCTCAGGAAAGCGTTTGAGGAGGCGGAGAAGAACGCTCCTTCCATCATATTCATCGATGAGATTGACTCTATTGCACCGAAAAGAGAGAAGACGAATGGGGAGGTTGAGAGGAGGATTGTGTCTCAGCTCCTCACGCTGATGGATGGTCTGAAGTCACGTGCTCATGTTATTGTCATGGGAGCTACCAATCGCCCCAACAGTATCGACCCGGCTTTGAGAAGGTTTGGAAGATTTGATAGGGAGATTGATATCGGTGTTCCTGATGAAATTGGACGTCTTGAAGTTCTTAGGATCCACACAAAGAACATGAAGCTCGCTGAAGAT GTGGATCTTGAGAGGATCTCAAAGGATACCCACGGTTATGTAGGTGCTGATCTTGCAGCTCTCTGCACAGAGGCTGCCCTGCAATGCATCAGGGAGAAGATGGATGTGATTGATTTGGAAGATGACTCCATTGATGCTGAGATCCTCAATTCCATGGCAGTGACTAATGAACACTTCCACACCGCTCTTGGGAACAGCAACCCATCTGCACTTCGTGAAACT GTTGTGGAGGTTCCAAATGTTTCTTGGGATGACATTGGAGGTCTTGAGAATGTCAAGAGAGAGCTCCAGGAG ACTGTTCAATACCCTGTGGAGCACCCAGAGAAGTTTGAGAAATTCGGCATGTCTCCTTCAAAGGGAGTCCTATTCTACGGCCCTCCTGGATGTGGTAAGACCCTTTTGGCCAAAGCTATAGCCAACGAGTGCCAAGCCAACTTCATCAGTGTCAAAGGTCCTGAGCTTCTCACCATGTGGTTTGGTGAGAGCGAAGCCAATGTCCGTGAAATCTTCGACAAGGCTCGTCAGTCCGCTCCGTGTGTTCTCTTCTTTGATGAGCTCGACTCCATTGCGACTCAGAGAGGAGGTGGAGGCGGAGGTGATGCTGGCGGTGCGGCTGATAGAGTCCTCAATCAGCTTTTGACTGAGATGGATGGAATGAACGCCAAAAAGACTGTCTTCATCATCGGAGCGACCAACAGACCCGACATTATTGATTCTGCTCTTCTCCGTCCAGGAAGGCTCGACCAGCTCATTTACATTCCACTGCCGGACGAGGACTCTCGCCTCAATATCTTCAAGGCATGCTTGAGGAAATCTCCTGTTGCTAAAGATGTGGACATCAATGCTCTCGCTAAGTACACGCAGGGGTTCAGTGGTGCTGATATCACTGAGATTTGCCAGAGGGCTTGCAAATACGCCATCAGAGAGAACATTGAGAAG GACATTGAGAGGGAGAAGAGGAGGAGCTTGAACCCAGAGGCGATGGAGGAAGATGGAGTGGATGAAGTATCAGAGATCAAAGCTGCACACTTTGAGGAGTCGATGAAGTATGCACGCAGGAGTGTGAGTGATGCAGACATCAGGAAGTACCAAGCCTTTGCTCAGACGCTGCAGCAGTCTAGAGGGTTTGGTTCTGAGTTCAGGTTTGAGACTAATGCTGGTTCAGGGGCAACCACTGGAGTCGCTGATCCTTTTGCCACCTCTGCAGCTGCTTCTGCAGATGATGATGATCTCTACAACTAG
- the LOC106334218 gene encoding uncharacterized protein LOC106334218, with protein sequence MYSIDHPPSPSHGSSFLLCPKTRCMFGPGYYVNHGESYATIKRSHFSNEPQNNHHIRPLHGCNNKEGEPNDFTCDACWLTTVGTTYYFCGECDCSYHKECVEAPDKINVPGYHPKHPLQLSDNIFGLSDMVSNCCGNRNIRYFYYRSICDFSMHPLCTTKTILLSIDHPKCHEHMLLYFHRKASLTCNICGLDDERHFIYICLQCDFIVHKTCIYLPRVIIISRHDHRLSFSLALPCENWLCGVCHKEMNRSYGGYICVKGCEFVAHFSCATQRNVWDGKELEGKPDEYEDITSFKKLGDGKIQYFSHPHHPLKLCENIDGVYDENTYCQACILPLCDENVYKCEDCDFNLHQTCADLPLKKRHLLHIHPLILQKDSGNHYQCEACWRILIGYTYVCSEGCYFYIDIRCSMVSEPFSHSCHPHPLFLITVTESYISCRICSSFSSGRFLDCIVCEFSSCFGCATLPYKVRYKHDNHFLKISHVTSQVEEYWCEVCEQQMNTGGIYACNSCSIIHSTLNVQLEIYIRDLVKVFNMAN encoded by the coding sequence ATGTATTCCATCGACCACCCTCCTTCTCCTTCTCATGGTTCTTCTTTCCTCTTATGCCCTAAAACACGATGCATGTTTGGACCCGGATACTATGTAAACCATGGTGAAAGCTATGCCACAATCAAAAGATCACATTTTTCAAACGAACCTCAAAATAATCATCATATTCGACCTTTACATGGGTGCAATAATAAAGAAGGAGAACCAAACGATTTCACATGTGATGCTTGTTGGCTAACAACAGTAGGCACCACCTATTATTTCTGTGGTGAATGCGATTGTAGTTACCACAAAGAATGTGTTGAGGCTCCAGATAAGATCAATGTCCCAGGTTATCATCCCAAACATCCTCTCCAACTTTCAGATAATATTTTTGGATTATCAGATATGGTATCTAATTGCTGTGGAAACCGTAATATACGTTATTTTTATTACCGTTCAATATGTGATTTTAGTATGCATCCTCTTTGTACAACGAAAACCATACTCCTTTCTATCGACCATCCAAAATGTCATGAGCATATGCTCTTGTATTTTCACAGAAAAGCATCTCTGACTTGTAATATTTGTGGATTGGACGATGAGAGGCACTTTATCTACATATGTCTCCAATGTGATTTTATTGTCCATAAAACGTGTATCTACTTACCACGAGTCATAATAATATCTCGTCACGATCATCGTCTATCATTTAGTTTGGCCCTTCCTTGCGAGAATTGGTTATGTGGTGTTTGTCACAAAGAAATGAACCGAAGTTACGGAGGATATATTTGCGTGAAAGGATGTGAATTTGTTGCGCATTTTTCATGTGCAACACAAAGAAATGTGTGGGATGGAAAGGAACTTGAGGGCAAGCCAGATGAATATGAAGATATTACGTCATTTAAAAAGCTCGGCGATGGTAAGATACAATATTTTAGTCACCCACATCATCCCTTGAAGCTTTGTGAGAACATCGATGGAGTGTATGACGAGAACACGTATTGCCAAGCATGTATTCTTCCTCTTTGTGACGAAAATGTTTACAAATGTGAGGATTGCGATTTTAATCTCCATCAAACATGTGCAGACCTTCCTCTTAAAAAACGACATTTATTGCATATACATCCTCTTATTCTACAAAAGGATTCTGGAAATCATTACCAATGTGAAGCTTGTTGGCGTATACTCATTGGTTACACATATGTGTGTTCCGAAGGTTGTTATTTTTATATAGACATACGGTGTAGTATGGTTTCCGAGCCGTTCAGTCACTCATGTCATCCTCATCCTTTGTTCCTAATCACTGTAACAGAATCTTACATTAGTTGTCGGATATGTTCATCATTCAGTTCTGGCCGATTCCTAGATTGCATTGTTTGTGAGTTTTCTTCGTGTTTTGGTTGCGCCACTTTACCATATAAAGTGAGGTACAAGCACGACAACCATTTTCTCAAGATTTCACATGTGACAAGTCAAGTTGAAGAATATTGGTGTGAAGTATGTGAGCAACAAATGAATACAGGGGGGATATATGCATGCAACAGTTGCAGCATCATACACTCCACATTGAATGTGCAATTGGAGATTTATATAAGAGACCTGGTCAAGGTTTTCAACATGGCAAACTGA
- the LOC106334219 gene encoding serine/threonine protein phosphatase 2A 57 kDa regulatory subunit B' beta isoform-like, with translation MFKKIMKGGHRKPSKSEANEPPSSYGPGSNVVVSHASRGALVQSPVTAATPQPPPMTSVEPLPLFRDVPVSERQALFLRKVQNCCFLFDFTDTVKNAREKDIKRQTLLELVDFIQSGASKIISESCQEEMVKMVSLNIFRSLPPGSHENTGQEPADPEEEEPYLDPSWPHLQLVYELLLRYVVSTDTDTKVAKRYIHHSFVLKLLDLFDSEDPREREYLKTILHRIYGKFMVHRPFIRKAINNIFYRFIYETERHSGIGELLEILGSIINGFALPMKEEHKLFLIRVLIPLHKPKPMAVYHQQLSYCIVQFVEKDYKLADTVIRGLLKYWPVTNCTKENLFLTELEEVLEATQPVEFQRCMVPLFQQIGRSLNSSHFQVAERALFLWNNEHIVGLIAQNRTVILPIIYPALEKNIQSHWNQAVHGLTTNIKKMFMEMDPELFEECQRQYEEKQARSKEVEEQRLLSWKRLAEAAAKRDRVGGGGEDHMITS, from the exons ATGTTTAAGAAGATCATGAAAGGTGGGCATCGAAAGCCCTCTAAATCCGAGGCCAATGAACCACCGTCTTCTTACGGTCCTGGCTCCAATGTAGTCGTTAGCCACGCTTCTCGTGGCGCGTTGGTTCAATCCCCAGTGACTGCTGCCACTCCACAGCCTCCGCCTATGACCTCAGTAGAGCCGCTCCCTTTGTTCAGAGACGTTCCCGTTTCAGAGAGACAAGCTCTGTTCTTGAGGAAGGTTCAGAACTGCTGTTTCCTATTCGATTTCACCGATACCGTCAAGAACGCGAGGGAGAAGGATATCAAGAGGCAGACGCTGCTGGAGCTGGTGGATTTCATACAGTCTGGAGCTAGCAAGATCATCTCAGAGTCTTGTCAGGAAGAGATGGTTAAGATGGTTTCTCTCAATATCTTCCGTTCTCTCCCTCCTGGATCTCATGAGAATACGGGGCAAGAGCCTGCGGATCCTGAGGAAGAGGAGCCTTATTTGGACCCTTCTTGGCCTCATTTACAGCTTGTTTACGAGTTGCTGCTCAGATACGTTGTTTCCACTGACACTGATACGAAAGTGGCTAAGCGGTATATCCACCATTCCTTTGTGCTGAAGCTCCTTGACTTGTTTGACTCCGAAGACCCGAGAGAGAGGGAGTATTTGAAAACCATTCTTCATAGGATCTACGGGAAGTTTATGGTCCACAGGCCCTTTATTAGGAAAGCAATCAACAACATTTTCTATAGGTTTATTTATGAGACGGAGAGACACAGTGGGATCGGTGAGCTCTTGGAGATTCTAGGCAGTATCATTAACGGGTTTGCGTTGCCTATGAAGGAAGAGCACAAGCTGTTTCTGATCAGGGTGTTGATACCGTTGCATAAGCCTAAACCAATGGCTGTTTATCATCAGCAGTTATCTTATTGCATCGTTCAGTTTGTGGAAAAGGATTATAAGCTAGCGGATACTGTTATCAGGGGGTTGTTGAAGTATTGGCCTGTGACAAACTGTACCAAGGAGAATCTCTTCCTTACGGAACTTGAAGAAGTTCTTGAGGCAACTCAGCCTGTTGAGTTCCAGCGTTGTATGGTTCCATTGTTCCAACAGATTGGTCGCTCCCTCAATAGCTCTCACTTTCAG GTTGCAGAGAGAGCATTGTTCTTGTGGAACAACGAGCACATCGTGGGCCTCATCGCGCAGAACCGAACCGTGATCCTTCCAATCATATACCCTGCACTGGAGAAGAACATCCAGTCTCACTGGAACCAAGCGGTTCATGGTCTAACTACAAATATCAAGAAGATGTTCATGGAGATGGACCCTGAGCTCTTTGAAGAATGCCAGAGACAGTATGAAGAGAAACAAGCGAGATCCAAAGAAGTGGAAGAACAACGCCTATTATCATGGAAGAGATTAGCCGAAGCAGCGGCAAAGCGAGATAGAGTTGGAGGAGGAGGAGAAGATCATATGATCACTTCCTAG